CGAAAATGACTCAAGAGTAAGCTTTTATTTCCTAAAATGTGACTGAGAATCTGAGTAACACTGCACTAAGCAGCATCAAGGAAACCTTTTCAACTTAAAATCTAATAATGCAAAGCCTAGCATGGGAAAATAAACCTGCCATTCAGCCTGGGGTTACAGGTAAGATCATAAAGTCATGTTTGACATTGTCATTGCCagcaaaaaaaaacatatatcaAATGAAGTATTTATTACGATAATAGATGGTTTCCAATCATGATGCAATTATTTGGCATGATAACTATAGAGGCTGAGGCCATTGCCAACATGTCAAAGCCATATACTGATAATCTGTATTAGTAATGATGTCAACTCTTTACATCCCTTGTTATGAAAAGAAATTCCTATGCCAGGTGCTTGCGGAAAATTTGCATCTTGCCTAACCACATAACAGAGGGGCTGTCACAGTTGATAGGCAATAAATTTCCTAGATTTACTTGTTCATTCATCACAACAAACAAGACTTAGAGGCGACAGGCGAAGATATGAAGGCACGACACCAAAACCACAGTACTTAGTAGCGGAAACCATCATATGCGCCCAGGAGAATCTCCATACTGCAGCCAGCAGTCACTACCCCAGATGTTTTGTTTTATAAGAAAATCCCAAGATCCTTTCCCCCCAGTGGGCAAGAACCGCACTAAAAACCCTACCATATCGGCACACGGCAATCAACAAGGCTACTCCGGTGTTATTATTAATCACGAAGGACACAATTCCGCTACGAATCGGGAGTCGTGGGGGTGGAGGGAGGGGGACGAGAAGGCGGACCTGGATCTTGGCCTTGACATTGTCGATGGTGTCGCTGCTCTCGACCTCGAGCGTGATGGTCTTCCCCGTCAGCGTCTTGACGAAGATCTGCATCTCGCCGGCTATACAACCCGCGATCTGGAGCTAGGGTTTTACGGCGGCTTCCCTCGCGACGAAGTCGCCGCAGCAAAGCCCGAACCGAACGAGGCTCTTGCGGAATCAacaagacgatgatgatgattgAGGCGGCCGGGAGGCGTGGCTGTTTTGCATATATGCACCCGGGGGTGCTCGTATTCGCGTTGAGGTCCGCCGCGTGGGGTGCCGGCCCAGTAGCATGTCCGATTCAGTGGAGGGCCCTTTCAGCTGTAGTGGGCGCGTGGATGCGGGACGTAGTGGACCATGAAATAAGGCTCTTTTGGGCCTTATATGGCCTGGACTGTCTGGGAAATGCTTCGACGGCCCACGGGATCTAAAAATTGTTTAGaatacttttaaaaaaaaaaaatagaacagAATTACTAGCACTCGGGATAGATAGACGGACAAAATTGAATTCAATGCACCGACAGTCCTACTCCTCATATCCGGTCCATACGAGGATGAGATGAACTGATGAAGTGGTAGTCGAGATGCTCAAGGGATCAAGAATATGCTTGGCCTTGGCATGTTTAATACTTTAATGCAGCAGTCAGGCAGCCAGCAGGCCAGCACCGCACAGCAGGCCAGCAGCGCCGCACAGCTCATCAGCGGCCGCTAGTGTTTCTTTTCAGAGCCCGTGGCCTTTTGTCTTCCTTTTCAACAATCAAGAGTTCAGGACTCTGGAGCCGAGCCGCCGCCAACGCCGCGCCCGCACAGCGTGACAGCGATTCAGCGAATCAGCCATCGGCCGATCGCTACTTCGTACAGACTTTCGCGAACGGCGAGACGAGCGATCACCACGCAACAAGGGCACAAGGCAGCCGAGGGCCCGAGGCAGGgctcgacgaggacgacgagtcgacgacatCTGAAGATTTATCTTGGTTATTGCCTTATGCTATTTTTGTGATTTGTAAATCTTGATTCTGAATCAGTTCATATCTAAATTAACTAGGCcctaggttttttttttcttgttcaaattttgtctagtactttgtacttATATAGTCATGTTTTTCTTATAATTTAGGTCAGGTGTacgaattttagaatgttacctaagaaacatttgtcaggggctgcaaaaagaaaacagaaaagacaAGAAGAACAGTTTGTTCAGTCACAACAAAGTGCTTTGGATAAGTTTTTTTCAGCTTCAAGTAGTGTTGTGCGTGATGACAACCCTATAGATGCACCTGATAATcaagaagaagagcaacaacaagttAATGATAATTTAAGTGAACAAGTTGATGCTATAGAGAATGAAAATTTATAGCCTTCCTCTCAACCTGAAAATTCAATTGATGATGTGCAACCTTCTATTCATAATATCTTTGATCCCAGAACTTGGGAGAATCTTGATAATAAAGGTAGAGATATTTTAATTAAAAAAGGACCAGTCAGATAATTGAATCTTGAGTTTCCTGTAGATGCTCACAATAGACATTTTTCATATGCTTACTACTCTAGAAAGTTAAGCAATGGTGAGGTTGTTGATAGAAAATGGTTGGTTTACTCTAAACATGTTgacaaagttttttgtttttgctgTAAATTGTTCAAATCAGATCAGAACAAAAGTTTGGTAGCACACGATAGATTGAGGAACTGAAAACATCTTAGTTTAAGACTCAAGGAACATGAGAATAGTGTCGAGCATATAAGAAACATGAATACATGGAATGAACTTAGGCTGAGGTTGAGCAAAAATAAAACAATTGATGATGATTTGCAACGAGAAATTGCAAAGGAGAGAGAGCGTTGGAAACAAGTTTTAGTAAGAATCGTTTCTGCTGTCAAGTTTCTTGCTAAACATAATTTGGTTTCCCGAGGGCCAAATGAGAAACTATATCAAGCTAACAATGGTAACTTTCTGGACACAGTTGAAACGATGGGTGAATTTGATCCTGTGATGCAAGACCATATTAGGCAGATTCAAAATAGTGAGATTCATCATCATTACCTTGGGCATAAAATTCAGAATGAGATGATTTCTCTTCTTGCAGATTGCGTAAAACAAACTATATTAAAGATCATTAAGGATGCCaagtatttttctatgattttagaTTGTACTCCAGATATGAGCCATGAAGAACAAATGACTCTAATTATTAGGTGTGTGAATATATCGAGGAATATTCTAAGGGTAGAGGAGTTCTTCCTAGAGTTTTTGAATGTTGATGACACATCAGGATTTGATCTTTTTAATGAATTAAAAAGTGCATTGGACTCTCTTGATTTGAATATTGATGATGTGAGGGGTCAAGGGTATGATAATGGTTCAAATATGAAGGGGAAACACCAAGGTGTTCAGACGCGCTTGCTTGAAATTAATCCAAGAGCACTATATATGCCGTGTGCATGTCATAGTCTGAATCTTACTCTTTGTGATATGGGAAAATCTTGCAGGTAAACTATTATTTTTTATATGTTATACATTGTTTTCATATAATATGCCATTATTTGGGATCTTACTATTTGTGATATTTGAAATTTTGCAGGCAagctatttctttttttttttggcattaTCCAACGTATATACACTATGCTTGCAAAATCTACCAAAAGATGGAAGATTTTGGTTGACAATGTCCCAAAATTGACAGTTAAGTCATGGTCTAATACTCGTTGGGAAAGCCGAATAAAAAGTGTTCAAGCTATCAGGTTCCAAACTCCTCAAATAAGATTAGCTTTAATAGCGCTAGAAAAGGCTTCAACTGATGACCCAATGGTAGTTAGTGAATGTCAATCTTTGGTGAGTGCACTTGAGAATTTTGAATTTATAGTTGGTTTGGTTATCTGGCATGATATTTTATTCTCTATAAATAAAGTTAgcaaaaacttgcaatctaaaattGTGAGTATAGATGCTACTATCAAACACAATGAAAGTGTCATATCATATTTTAAGAAGTATAGAGATAAAGGTTTCACTTCTAGTATGGATACAACAAAAAACATTGCATCTGAATTGGATATAGAGCCAATATTTTCTACAAAACGTCAACGAAAGAGAAAGAAATATTTTGATGAACAAGATGACCAAGACGAGGAAATACAACAGTCTGCTGTGGACTCCTTTAGAAGAGAGTACTTCCTAGTTATGATTGATTCTGCAATTGCTTCATTGACTAGTAGATTTGAGCAGATGACAGCATTTGATAATGTTTTTGGGTTCTTGTTCAACTCAGAAAATTTGAAATGCTTGGATGAAGCTGATCTTTGGTTGCACTGCAAGATTTTTGTGAAAATATTTTCTCATGATAACTCATCCGATGTTGAGATTAATGATTTTTTTTCAGAATTAAAGGTGTTGTAAGTGACTTTGTCAGATTCTTTGATGTCGGCGCTAGAGATTCTGAAGTTTGTTATGGATGCAGATTGctatccaaatatttcaattgcctATCGAATTCTTTTAACTGTACCTGTGACTGTAGCTTCGGTCGAAAGAAGTTTCTCAAAATTGAAGTTGTTGAAGAACTATTTGAGATCAATCACAAGAAAGGTTAAATGGCTTGGCTATGTGCACCATCGAGAAGGATATCTTAGACACTATTGATCTCGATATCATTCTTGAtgattttgcatcaagaaataCCCGAAAAAGTATCTTTTGATAAGAAGCAGTGGATATGATGGAGTTCTATTTTTCTTTAAGGTAATCATATTAGTTCTAGAAGTACAAATATATTGCTCTTTTAGTCTACGTTGTTTCTCgctctcgataattatcagacatattaaattaaaaatatattattggatttgcTTTTCCTATACAAGTAAAATTAGCCTATATATTCTAAAATTTTATGGTCTAGAGGGGCCGTCGCGAGACTCACGACGAGTTCGCTAGAGGACCCTCAAAATCATAGGACCGGCACTGACGAGGTGGCATCTTCGGTCACGGATCCACCCATGGGCCATGTCGAATTAAAAGTCAACCAATGCAGCCGCCGCCCTGCGCGTTGACCCGTGCCCACCTGCTGGATCTTTCCCTCCATCTCATCTGACGATGTGAATGCGAGGCATGCCTCCTGTCCTTCTTAGGTTGGCATTTGGCAGTTGGCAGGTGCAATTCTCATCCCATTTTATAATATGCTCATGCCAAAATAGCCGTTTTGGTCCTTGAACTATTGTTCGAGGCTCCGTTTTATCTTTGAATTTTTAAAACGATCATTTTAGTCCTCGAATTTTACTTttacagcatgttcgcttgttggtttcagccaggatttatcagtcagccaacagtgttttcctctcacaacaaaccagcactagccgggcttatcagtccagaaaccgaCCAGCGAACAGACTcttaggcttaatttcatctatAACTACGAAAGTGATCGTTTCAATCCTCAATTTTTGCATTTTAGGTTCACTTTTATCCATAGACTATCAAAAGTGCATTTCGgtctttaaacttttatttttaaCTCAACTTTGTCTATTAAACAGAAAACTTTTAGATTTTAGACACAATTTCGTCAATAAATTATCAAAATGCGTTTTGGCTCAACTTCGTCCATTGTGCACCACCACCTGCGATTTGAGATCGATGGACATTCATCGTTAGGTGCTACTATTGTCCCTAGCGTTGTCCCAACTACTGAATTAGATAGCATATTTTTAGCATTTATATTCATAATATTCTAATATGGATATAAATATTGATCTAAATCATCTTAAATGTAAATTATTTTTAGCCTATGGATAATATTTTATACACAAATGGTTATTAGTTGAGCTTAGCTATAGAATTAGCTAAGGaaaaaaattatagatctgcTATTATTTTAATTTATCCATGTTTCTCAAGAAATAAATAGCGTCCAAAGCAACGGTAACTCCCACAAAAATCGTTTAGTCGGTAAACAGTACCATTATAAGGTAACATTGAAAATAACAGTTTGAAATTATTAATGACCGCCGAAGAGTTTTTAATGAATATTGTTTTTTATATCCCCAGTAGTTGGTGGTGTTGGAGCAGACCAGGCGCAACAGTACAATGTTCCATGTAGGACGGTAGACAAAGTTGAattgaaaataaaagtttaaagacCGAAATACACTTTGATAGTTTAAGGATGGATTCATGCACAAAATGCAAAGTTTGAGAACTGAAACGATCATCTTTACAGTTTTGGGTCGAAACTGGGCCTAAAAGtagagtttgaggactaaaacgatcattttaaaagttcagggaTGAAACTGAGCCTTAAGCAATAGTTCAGGACCAAAACGACTATTCTGCGTATGCTCATCTACAGGGATTTGGCGGATGACAGTAACAAAGGGCAAGGCAGCGCCCTATTTATTTGACTTATAAGTCTACTTTTTCAgttaacgaatagtatttttttcctaTACCAAATCAGCCACCGGTACTTATCGGCCATTACTTATCGGCCAAGCTAACGTAGCGATGATTATTGATCACTTTAACACCTGACCCTCCAATTCGAGTTCAGTTCCACAGTTAACGGTTTCACGCTACACACTTCAGAGTTGAGAGAGACTTACACGAGCCATGCCTTCCTCCCCCCACCACCGccggcggctcctcctcctcctccccctactCGTCGCTGCCGCCGCGCTGTGGGGGGCGCCAGCGGCGGTCGCCGGCGCGGACACCTGcaaggcgtggttggtgcagtcCATCCCCACCGACATGCCGCACCTGCGCCGCGTCCCCGGGGTCTTCTCCACCGGTTCGTATATCCCACACCCACTCTCTCTGCCTCACCTCACTTGAGCGTCTTCGTGGTGAGGAGCCGTGCATATACACGGTGGATGGTGCGTCTATGGGGGGTATTGCCAGTTTGGGGATTAGGTGTAGGCGCCGCATATGCTGAATGTGTCGAGAATGCCGCCGCGCCTTTGAGGCTTTCGTTTTGGTTAGCTCCATTTCTGGCTATGTGAGGTAACCCATTTCAGTTGGCTAGGTGATGTGGACTGCTTAAGAATCTATGGATGGAAGATTTGCATTCTTACTATTGCTCTGTATCAGCCTCGCTGTGAGCAATTCGGATATTGCTCTGCTGACAGAGTAATTGGGGGTACATATGGCGTGTCCGGGTTACTAGTTAGAAAATATGTACATTCTTGGAAAGATGACAACTCCTTTTGATTTTATATGAAGGTTTTTGTTGTGCATTCTGTAGTTCGGCTGAAGAGCAGTGCATTGAACTATTGATCCCCCTTCAgtttaggttttttttttttttttctcgaaactGCAGTTAGGTTTCAGTAAAGCTGTAACTAGATTTGGAATACAAACACGATTAGGAACTTTTATTGGTGATAAGTGATATAGCTGGTGATGCTGATAGGGGGTTTGTGAAATTACTAATGCTTCTTTCAGTCACTACATATTCACAGTGCTGTTTATTTCTGTTCTTTCTGTGGGTTATCAGGAGATGTACTTCAGTGGCTCTCGGGGAATGCAACGAAGAGTCTGGACATCCTTGCACAGTACTGGCAGTTCTTGTCTCAGCCAAACAATCCGAAATCGGGGGATTATGGATTCTCCGAAAATGACATGAAGAGATTTGGGGCTGATGAGGGCCGCCTGGTTTACAAGGCATTGGAAAATGCTGCAGACCGGAAGATCAAAATCAGGCAAGTATGAGTATGATACTTGAATTATCAGTTTGTATAATGTCGGTGATTACTTAGTCATAGGATGATTGAAGGAGTAGTAGAGTATGTCGCCCTAAAAATATGGAATATTGACATAGCTACCTGCCAAGAGCAAAACTGGTGTCACAATTGAATCTCGAAGAAGTGATAAAGCAAATGAACAAAACATTTATAATAATTAAACAGTGTGTGTTAAGCTCTGCAGAGATGGTGAGCGTGAAGAAAGGAATGGAGAGATTTAATTTCTCTATTAACAATTGTAGTATCATTACAGGATTGTCCAACACTCTGGAGTTGCTCCTGATTTTGATCAAGAGAGCGCCGATCTGGCCGCAGGAAGACCAAATGTTGAGAATGTAACCATTCTTTTTGAGGATTGGTGGGGATCTGGTGTTGTGCATGCAAAGGTCTGGATATCAGATGAAAAGGATGTGTATATAGGGTCAGCAAACAATGATTGGAAATCCCTTACTCAGGTATATCTGACAAAAAACGAGTTCTGTTACATTTGCAATATAGTGCTGAGAAAGCAAATTGGTTAACCTGTGTGGCACTACTTTTACGTGCATTGCAGGTCAAGGAGCTTGGGATTTATTTTGCTAATTGTCCACAAATAGCAAAAACTGTGGAAGTCTATTTTCAAAATCTTTGGACGCTTTCAACCCTCAACTCAACTTCTTACACCAAACAAGCCTGGGATAAGCAGTGGCAAGTTTCTAGAAAGGTTCCATGTTGGTCTCATTTCCTACagccaaaagaaagatgcagGTTTGCATCTCCCTCTGTAGTTTGCACCTTTACTACTTAGCACACAAATTTGAAGGAAAAAAATGGCTCTTACATAAATGGGAATAGATTATGTACAGTCTATCTGTTAGGCTATCTTGTCTGCATTTGTCTTAATTTTGATCCAGCTTCGATTCTGAAAATGTTCGGTACATACTATCCTTTATACCTTTGTCATTCTTCTTTATAATGATTCAATAGCTGCTAATTACTTATTAAATCCTGTCTTGTGGTTTTGTTAAGTGCTCTAAAAGTATTAGGCAAAGTATTTTTCTTTTAGACTTTTTCGTTAGATCAAATACTAGAGATTTATTCTTAATCTGCGAACAGGTCACCCATACCACTTTCagttgacatcccatatgtagaTGGATATCCAGCTCTTGCAAATCCTGACATGATTGATGTTTCATTTGAAACCCCTGGGTACAAGAAATCTACTCAGGAGCACTACTTGAGCTACCTTTCCTTTGCGCCACCTGAGGTAACTTTGTAGCACATTATAGACATCTAGGTATTGCTAGGTCGTAGTCTTCAGTGAATGGATGCTTTTGTAAACTAACTTTTAGTATAAACTTATAATTGATATTCATGGTGATATGAAGTGTACATTCAATGAAATTTTTCAGTGCATAAGGATGCTAAGTTTTTTTGGGGGGTTTGTCTACATAATCTGGTTGACCTAAGAAAAAGTCATCTTACTGACCTTGTACTTGCACCCATCTATCAGGtttttattttaatttgtttGGTTCATGCTATGTCATGATAAACCTTCTCTTGAAGGACATATTTCATACATACATAAATTATCCATGTTTCACTACCTTAACCTATCTGTCGTAATTTATTCCATAAACATAGAATTAAGACATGCAATTAAATAAAACATAACTGGTCCGAGGACTAATCTAGTAAGTAGTAAATTTCAGGATTGGTTTCGTCTTTTCTTGTTTCACAGATGACATTTGGCAAGTTCCAAGCAGACGAGCAGGGTTGGGTTGACACTATTAAGTCTGTTAAGTTTGGGGGAATTGTACGAATGAATACCATGGATTGGCTTGGGCAGTCACAGTATTCTACTCCAACAGTCTACTGGTCATCTTTATCGTCAACAATCTCAGAGGTATTTACAATTGGATTGGATCCAACATGTTGATTCTGGCAAAAATCCAGACTCACTCTCTTTTCTTAAGGTTTTTCTTCAATTGACCTCTAATTAGCAACAAGGCAGTGATCTGACCAAGGGTAAATTGATTCTTGGCAGGTAGTATTCTCAAAGAATGCGACCGTGAGGCTACTTGTTGCCTACTGGGCACATTTCATCCCAAACACCGAAAAGTACCTGAAGAGCCTTCTATACTCCAACATTCTCTGTGCATCTTCGACATACAACCATTGCGGTGGCAAGGTTGAGATCAAATACTACGTGGTTCCTGGGTACAACGAGACCGGACCTGCATTGCCCCAAGGTGGCACCGCGACGGGGAACCGTTACCCTGGCTTCACCAGGGTGAACCATGGTAAGTACGCTGTCAGCGACGTGAGGGCGAACGTCGGCACCAGCAACCTCGTCTGGGGTTACTTCTACACCACGGCTGGAGTCAGCTTCGGAACGTACAACCCCAACATTGTCACGCAGCTACAGGATATCTTTGATGCAGATTGGTATTCTCCGTATACCGTGCCCGTTGAACCGCTGGAAGAGTTTGTGTAGGATCAGCTGAGGGCTTGTTTAGTTGctaaaaagtttcccaaaaagtgctatagtagctatcacatcaaatcttgcgatacgtgcatggagcattaaatgtaggcgaaaaaaaactaattgcacagtttggttgaaaattgcgagacgaacgttttgagcctaattagtccatgattgaacactaattgctaacgaaagtgctacagtagtcaaattcctaaatttcgtgaactaaacacagcctgagTCTAATCCTTTTTCGCCCCCtaccacacacacacatacacacacacacagccGAGCATCATTGTGTTGCGAAATTGTTTTCTTCTGAGAATAAGCCATCCCACTGGCAATTGATTCCCAAATGTATAACTGTAAATACTTTCCACTGAAATTAAAAACTATACAGTCACTTTTGAGGATTACTTGTTGATCAGGTGAAGCCGCATTCAAGAATCTGGAAACAAAATTGTGAACAAGTATATATATAGAAAAGGTTTTTACAACAGTTTACATATTACAAAGAGAGCTTAGGGTGCTCAAGGCACAGAGAAAGAGATGAAAAAATTAAAGTAGAAACAAGAGCTACGAGAGGGTTTGTATCCATGATTGAAGAGCTGGTAAGAACTTTCTTTTGGCTCTGAGTGACAACAAGTTTCGCTGATGAATGAAGACTCTTCTGCAATTGCTTAATACTTGTTTTCCTCTGAAAATTACGTCGTTTCTCACTGCCTAGATACTCCAACACAATTAAGATGAAGATCTCGAGGAAGAAGGGGGAAAAGAAGTGCTGTTTGAAGCCTTCAATTAGCAGGGGTAGGGGTTGATTTGTCAGGAAAGTAAAGTTCAGAATACCCCCAACAGGTTTTGTTTTTGCAAATGTGCAGTCTTGGAAAAGATGTTGAGCTGTTTCTTCTGCATTGTCTAGGCAGAGGACACGATTAAGATTCTCCAATTTCAAGTTCTTGCTTCTCAACATGCTCCTGGTGCTTAATCTATCCTTCAATAGCAGCCAAAAGAACACTCTGTGCTCGCACTGGCAAGAGGTTTTccagagccatttgaaggcagGGTGGATAGTACCATGTCCAATGAAAACTTTGGATGTCTTTGAGGAAGAAAACGTGTTGGATCCCCAGATGAATGTCATTAAAGAGTTTCTGCGTCCGGAGAAAAGCAACTTTTGAAACTGGAATGTTGAAGAATTCAGAAAAAGAGGCTGAATTCTTAGCCCTTGCAACTGACAAATCTGTACGTTTTGCAAATGAATGGAGTCCTGGGTATTGTAACCAATGGCCACGCTCCCCAAAGGTGGTTAGTTCGTCGCATGCTATCGCGCCGCACCTGTTCAATGCTTTCCCCTGTCCGTTGGCAGCTCGGCGTCGATTCGCCGTGACGAACCGACGACGATGAAGAGCCATGAGGCAGGCCTCTTCATTCATAGTTTTCCTGGAGGCGCCGCGAAGATGTCAGTCTGGCTGGCCCAGGGCTGCCCAGAGCAGTCGCGATCTCAGGTGACGTGATACTGACAGCTGAAGCAGCCAACGCGGGCCTGCTCGTCCCCGGCCTGATTAATGCCGAGCAGCTCCAGTGTTCCTCCGAACCGAACCAACAACACTGCGGACATCGAACCGAGGCAGGCGACGGAAAAATCGGATACTGCAGGCGGTGCGAACCGCGCTGGCGTTCAGCCTATTAAAATATCGTAATCAATCGGTGTTAGACAGTGCACAGATCTCTATGAGCTGCCAATTCTAatttttttattgtttttttaAAAGCAACAACCGA
The nucleotide sequence above comes from Miscanthus floridulus cultivar M001 chromosome 18, ASM1932011v1, whole genome shotgun sequence. Encoded proteins:
- the LOC136522216 gene encoding uncharacterized protein produces the protein MPSSPHHRRRLLLLLPLLVAAAALWGAPAAVAGADTCKAWLVQSIPTDMPHLRRVPGVFSTGDVLQWLSGNATKSLDILAQYWQFLSQPNNPKSGDYGFSENDMKRFGADEGRLVYKALENAADRKIKIRIVQHSGVAPDFDQESADLAAGRPNVENVTILFEDWWGSGVVHAKVWISDEKDVYIGSANNDWKSLTQVKELGIYFANCPQIAKTVEVYFQNLWTLSTLNSTSYTKQAWDKQWQVSRKVPCWSHFLQPKERCRSPIPLSVDIPYVDGYPALANPDMIDVSFETPGYKKSTQEHYLSYLSFAPPEMTFGKFQADEQGWVDTIKSVKFGGIVRMNTMDWLGQSQYSTPTVYWSSLSSTISEVVFSKNATVRLLVAYWAHFIPNTEKYLKSLLYSNILCASSTYNHCGGKVEIKYYVVPGYNETGPALPQGGTATGNRYPGFTRVNHGKYAVSDVRANVGTSNLVWGYFYTTAGVSFGTYNPNIVTQLQDIFDADWYSPYTVPVEPLEEFV